In Streptomyces sp. NBC_00433, a single genomic region encodes these proteins:
- a CDS encoding ABC-F family ATP-binding cassette domain-containing protein, with translation MAVNLVNVEAVGKTYGTRALLDAVSLGVSEGDRIGVVGRNGDGKTTLVRMLAKLEEPDAGRVTHQGGLRLGVLTQHDSLDPAATVRHEVVGDRADHQWAGDARIRDVLTGLFGGLDLPGFPAGLDTVIGPLSGGERRRIALAKLLIDEQDLIVLDEPTNHLDVEGIAWLAAHLRARRSALVVVTHDRWFLDQVCTRMWDVQRGTVYEYEGGYSDYVFARAERERIAATEETKRQNLVRKELAWLRRGAPARTSKPRFRIEAANALIEDVPPPRDSAELMKFANSRLGKTVFELEDVTVTAGPKQLLRHITWQLGPGDRVGLVGVNGAGKTSLLKALADAAVSDGDKQPAAGRVVVGKTVRLAYLSQEVAELDPTWRVLQAVEAVRQRVDLGKGREMTAGQLCEKFGFTKEKQWTPVGDLSGGERRRLQLLRLLMDEPNVLFLDEPTNDLDIETLTQLEDLLDGWPGSMAVISHDRYFLERTTDRTFALLGDQTLRMLPRGVDEYLERRQVIAEAAAPPAPPAKEKPAGDTRAAKKELQRIERQLDKVGDKEKVLHARITENATDFAKVAEIDAELRALREEREDLEMRWLELADDAGQ, from the coding sequence GTGGCCGTCAACCTGGTCAACGTCGAAGCCGTCGGCAAGACGTACGGCACGAGGGCGTTGCTGGACGCCGTGTCCCTGGGGGTGTCCGAGGGGGACCGGATCGGGGTCGTCGGGCGGAACGGGGACGGCAAGACGACGCTCGTGCGGATGCTCGCGAAGCTGGAGGAGCCGGACGCGGGACGCGTGACGCACCAGGGCGGGCTGCGGCTCGGGGTGCTGACGCAGCACGACAGCCTGGACCCGGCGGCGACCGTGCGGCACGAGGTCGTGGGGGACCGGGCGGACCACCAGTGGGCGGGCGACGCCCGGATCAGGGACGTGCTGACCGGGCTGTTCGGCGGGCTGGACCTGCCGGGCTTCCCGGCCGGGCTCGACACGGTGATCGGCCCGCTGTCGGGGGGTGAGCGCCGGCGTATCGCGCTGGCGAAGCTGCTGATCGACGAGCAGGACCTGATCGTGCTGGACGAGCCGACCAACCACCTGGACGTGGAGGGCATCGCCTGGCTCGCGGCGCATCTGCGGGCCCGCAGGTCCGCGCTGGTGGTCGTGACGCACGACCGCTGGTTCCTGGACCAGGTGTGCACCCGGATGTGGGATGTGCAGCGCGGCACGGTCTATGAGTACGAGGGCGGCTACAGCGACTACGTCTTCGCCCGCGCCGAGCGCGAGCGCATCGCGGCGACGGAGGAGACCAAGCGGCAGAACCTGGTCCGCAAGGAGCTGGCGTGGCTGCGCAGGGGCGCCCCGGCGCGTACGTCGAAGCCGCGGTTCAGGATCGAGGCGGCGAACGCCCTGATCGAGGACGTGCCGCCGCCGCGGGACAGCGCGGAGCTGATGAAGTTCGCCAACTCGCGGCTCGGCAAGACCGTTTTCGAGCTGGAGGACGTGACGGTCACGGCCGGCCCGAAGCAGTTGCTGCGGCACATCACCTGGCAGCTCGGCCCGGGTGACCGGGTCGGCCTGGTGGGGGTGAACGGCGCGGGCAAGACCTCGCTGCTCAAGGCGCTGGCCGACGCGGCGGTGAGCGACGGCGACAAGCAGCCGGCCGCGGGCCGGGTCGTGGTGGGCAAGACGGTGCGGCTGGCGTACCTGTCGCAGGAGGTCGCCGAGCTCGACCCGACCTGGCGGGTACTCCAGGCGGTGGAGGCGGTACGGCAGCGGGTCGACCTGGGCAAGGGCCGGGAGATGACCGCCGGGCAGCTGTGCGAGAAGTTCGGCTTCACCAAGGAGAAGCAGTGGACGCCGGTCGGCGACCTGTCCGGCGGTGAGCGGCGCCGGCTGCAACTGCTGCGCCTGCTGATGGACGAGCCGAACGTGCTCTTCCTCGACGAGCCGACCAACGACCTGGACATCGAGACGCTGACCCAGCTGGAGGACCTGCTGGACGGCTGGCCGGGGTCGATGGCCGTGATCAGCCACGACCGGTATTTCCTGGAGCGCACCACCGACCGCACCTTCGCGCTGCTCGGCGACCAGACGCTGCGGATGCTGCCGCGCGGCGTGGACGAGTATCTGGAGCGCCGTCAGGTGATCGCGGAGGCCGCCGCCCCGCCCGCGCCGCCGGCGAAGGAGAAGCCGGCCGGCGACACCAGGGCGGCGAAGAAGGAACTGCAGCGGATCGAGCGGCAGTTGGACAAGGTCGGCGACAAGGAGAAGGTGCTGCACGCGCGGATCACCGAGAATGCCACCGACTTCGCGAAGGTCGCCGAGATCGACGCGGAGCTGCGGGCCCTGCGCGAGGAGCGCGAGGACCTGGAGATGCGCTGGCTCGAACTCGCCGACGACGCAGGGCAGTAG
- a CDS encoding TatD family hydrolase, with protein sequence MPDRDSKKPTAPPPAPEPLRVAVADSHTHLDMQSGSVADAVAQAAAVGVDTLVQVGCDLAGSRWAAETAAAWDRIWATVALHPNEAPRVAARASGGGRAGLDAEIDAIDALAALPQVLGVGETGLDYFRTGPEGVEDQQHSFRRHIAIAKSHGKALVIHDRDAHADVLRILAEEGAPATVVFHCYSGDAEMAKVCAEHGYYMSFAGTVSYKSAQNLRDAAAVAPRELLLVETDAPFLTPVPHRGRPNAPYLIPVTLRAMAAARGDDEDLLAAAVAANTARAFGYDT encoded by the coding sequence ATGCCAGACAGGGACAGCAAGAAGCCGACCGCACCGCCCCCGGCGCCCGAGCCGCTGCGGGTGGCGGTCGCCGACTCCCACACCCACCTCGACATGCAGTCCGGCAGTGTCGCCGACGCCGTCGCCCAGGCCGCGGCGGTCGGCGTCGACACGCTCGTCCAGGTCGGCTGCGACCTCGCCGGGTCGCGCTGGGCCGCCGAGACGGCCGCCGCGTGGGACCGCATCTGGGCCACGGTGGCGCTGCACCCGAACGAGGCGCCGCGGGTGGCGGCCCGCGCCTCCGGGGGAGGCCGGGCCGGGCTCGACGCCGAGATCGACGCCATCGACGCGCTCGCCGCGCTGCCGCAGGTCCTCGGGGTCGGCGAGACCGGCCTCGACTACTTCCGCACGGGGCCCGAGGGGGTCGAGGACCAGCAGCACTCCTTCCGCCGGCACATCGCCATCGCCAAAAGCCACGGCAAGGCACTGGTCATCCACGACCGGGACGCGCACGCCGATGTGCTGCGCATCCTCGCGGAGGAGGGCGCGCCCGCCACCGTGGTCTTCCACTGCTACTCCGGCGACGCCGAGATGGCCAAGGTGTGCGCCGAGCACGGCTACTACATGTCCTTCGCCGGGACCGTCAGCTACAAGTCCGCGCAGAACCTGCGGGACGCGGCCGCCGTCGCCCCGCGCGAACTGCTGCTGGTCGAGACGGACGCGCCCTTCCTGACCCCCGTGCCGCACCGCGGGCGGCCCAACGCGCCTTACCTCATCCCGGTCACGCTGCGCGCGATGGCCGCGGCCAGGGGGGACGACGAGGACCTGCTCGCGGCGGCCGTCGCCGCCAACACCGCACGGGCGTTCGGTTACGACACGTGA
- the rsmI gene encoding 16S rRNA (cytidine(1402)-2'-O)-methyltransferase, whose protein sequence is MTTQAAGVLVLAGTPIGDPADAPPRLGTELTGADVIAAEDTRRLRRLTQALGIEPTGRIVSYFEGNETGRTPELVEALAGGARVVLVTDAGMPSVSDPGYRLVAAAVERGITVTAVPGPSAVLTALAVSGLPVDRFCFEGFLPRKAGERLARLREVAADRRTLVYFEATHRIDDTLAAMAEVFGAERRGAVCRELTKTYEEVRRGPLAELARWAAQDGVRGEITVVVEGAPAPGPADLDQAEIVRRVAAREAAGERRKEAIAAVAADAGLPKRDVFDAVVAAKHGSV, encoded by the coding sequence GTGACCACGCAAGCCGCAGGCGTCCTCGTACTGGCCGGAACCCCCATCGGCGACCCCGCGGACGCCCCGCCGCGGCTCGGCACCGAGCTGACCGGCGCCGACGTCATCGCCGCCGAGGACACCCGGCGGCTGCGCCGGCTCACCCAGGCGCTCGGTATCGAGCCGACCGGGCGGATCGTGTCCTACTTCGAGGGCAACGAGACGGGCCGCACACCGGAGCTGGTCGAGGCGCTGGCCGGCGGCGCGCGTGTGGTCCTTGTCACCGACGCCGGGATGCCCTCCGTCTCCGACCCCGGCTACCGGCTGGTCGCCGCCGCCGTCGAGCGCGGCATCACCGTCACGGCGGTTCCCGGGCCCTCCGCCGTCCTGACCGCGCTCGCCGTCTCCGGGCTGCCCGTCGACCGCTTCTGCTTCGAGGGCTTCCTGCCCCGCAAGGCGGGCGAGAGGCTGGCCCGGCTGCGCGAGGTCGCCGCGGACCGCAGGACGCTCGTCTACTTCGAGGCCACCCACCGTATCGACGACACGCTCGCCGCCATGGCCGAGGTCTTCGGCGCCGAACGGCGCGGCGCGGTGTGCCGCGAGCTGACCAAGACCTACGAGGAGGTCAGGCGCGGCCCGCTGGCCGAACTGGCCCGCTGGGCGGCGCAGGACGGTGTACGGGGCGAGATCACCGTCGTGGTCGAGGGCGCTCCGGCGCCCGGGCCCGCCGACCTCGACCAGGCCGAGATCGTCCGCAGGGTCGCGGCGCGCGAGGCCGCGGGTGAGCGCCGCAAGGAGGCCATCGCCGCGGTCGCCGCGGACGCGGGGCTGCCCAAGCGCGACGTCTTCGACGCGGTCGTCGCCGCCAAGCACGGCTCGGTATGA
- the rsmA gene encoding 16S rRNA (adenine(1518)-N(6)/adenine(1519)-N(6))-dimethyltransferase RsmA, translating to MSGTGSDALLGPADVRELAAALGVRPTKQRGQNFVIDANTVRRIVRTAEVGPDDTVVEVGPGLGSLTLALLEAAAHVTAIEIDDVLAAALPATVAARLPARADRFDLVHSDAMAVTELPGPPPTALVANLPYNVAVPVLLHMLATFPGIERTLVMVQSEVADRLAAGPGNKVYGVPSVKANWYADVKRAGAIGRSVFWPAPNVDSGLVALVRRDPPRTSASRQEVFAVVDAAFAQRRKTLRAALAGWAGSAAAAESALVAAGVSPQARGEALTVEEFAAVAEHKP from the coding sequence GTGAGTGGGACTGGGAGCGACGCCCTTTTGGGCCCCGCGGACGTCAGGGAGCTGGCCGCGGCGCTCGGCGTGCGGCCGACGAAGCAGCGCGGGCAGAATTTCGTGATCGACGCGAACACCGTACGGAGAATCGTGCGGACCGCGGAGGTCGGGCCCGACGACACGGTCGTCGAGGTGGGCCCCGGGCTGGGCTCGCTGACGCTCGCGCTGCTGGAGGCGGCCGCGCATGTGACGGCGATCGAGATCGACGACGTGCTGGCGGCGGCGCTGCCCGCGACGGTGGCGGCCCGGCTGCCCGCCAGGGCGGACCGTTTCGACCTGGTCCACAGCGACGCCATGGCGGTGACCGAGCTCCCGGGCCCGCCGCCCACCGCCCTGGTGGCGAACCTGCCGTACAACGTGGCCGTGCCCGTGCTGCTGCACATGCTCGCGACCTTCCCCGGTATCGAGCGCACGCTCGTGATGGTGCAGTCCGAGGTCGCCGACCGGCTCGCCGCCGGGCCGGGCAACAAGGTCTACGGTGTGCCGTCGGTGAAGGCGAACTGGTACGCCGACGTCAAGCGGGCCGGGGCGATCGGGCGCAGCGTCTTCTGGCCCGCGCCCAACGTGGACTCGGGGCTGGTGGCGCTGGTGCGGCGCGACCCGCCGCGTACGTCGGCGAGCCGCCAGGAGGTCTTCGCGGTGGTCGACGCCGCTTTCGCGCAGCGCCGCAAGACGCTGCGGGCCGCGCTCGCGGGGTGGGCCGGGTCCGCCGCGGCCGCGGAGTCCGCGCTGGTCGCCGCCGGGGTGTCCCCGCAGGCCCGCGGTGAAGCACTGACGGTCGAGGAATTCGCCGCCGTCGCAGAACACAAGCCGTAG
- a CDS encoding 4-(cytidine 5'-diphospho)-2-C-methyl-D-erythritol kinase, with the protein MSAVTVRVPAKVNVQLSVGGRRPDGFHDLATVFLAVGLYDHVSAAPAEGLRITAAGRDVASVPLDATNLAARAAVALAKRYGVEPDVHLHIDKDIPVAGGMAGGSADAAGALVACDALWGLGAPREELLALCAELGSDVPFSLVGGAALGTGRGEILTPLEVGGEFHWVFAVAEGGLSTPDVYRECDRLRRAGGGSDLAADLPAPGADPALVAALREGSAAALADALSNDLQAASVSLRPALADTLAAGREAGALAALVSGSGPTCAFLAPSRAAADALAAAFPSGAHPALSPAPGATLL; encoded by the coding sequence GTGAGCGCCGTCACCGTCCGCGTGCCCGCCAAGGTCAACGTCCAGCTCTCGGTCGGCGGCCGCCGCCCCGACGGCTTCCACGACCTGGCCACCGTCTTCCTCGCGGTCGGACTGTACGACCATGTCAGCGCCGCGCCCGCGGAAGGGCTGCGGATCACCGCGGCCGGGCGGGACGTGGCCAGTGTGCCGCTGGACGCGACGAACCTCGCCGCACGGGCGGCGGTCGCGCTCGCCAAGCGCTACGGCGTCGAGCCGGATGTGCACCTGCACATCGACAAGGACATTCCGGTGGCCGGGGGCATGGCGGGCGGGTCCGCGGACGCGGCGGGCGCGCTGGTCGCGTGCGACGCGCTGTGGGGTCTCGGGGCGCCCCGCGAGGAGCTGCTCGCGCTGTGCGCGGAATTGGGCAGCGACGTGCCCTTCTCGCTGGTCGGGGGCGCCGCGCTCGGGACCGGGCGCGGGGAGATCCTCACCCCGCTGGAGGTCGGCGGCGAATTCCACTGGGTCTTCGCGGTCGCGGAAGGCGGGCTGTCGACGCCGGACGTCTACCGGGAGTGCGACCGCCTGCGGCGGGCCGGCGGGGGGAGCGACCTGGCCGCGGACCTTCCGGCGCCCGGCGCGGACCCGGCGCTGGTGGCCGCCCTGCGGGAGGGCTCGGCCGCCGCGCTGGCCGACGCGCTGTCCAACGACCTCCAGGCCGCGTCCGTCTCCCTGCGGCCCGCGCTCGCCGACACCCTCGCGGCCGGCCGCGAGGCCGGCGCCCTGGCGGCGCTCGTCTCGGGCTCCGGCCCGACGTGCGCCTTCCTCGCCCCCTCCCGGGCCGCGGCCGACGCCCTGGCCGCCGCTTTCCCCTCCGGGGCCCACCCGGCCCTCTCCCCGGCCCCGGGCGCCACCCTCCTGTGA
- a CDS encoding phospholipid carrier-dependent glycosyltransferase, translating to MTSETATQDRAAEAVLAQPHPSPWAQRLRRFGYAERPRTDTRERLVPPFPEPGTRLWRSLGAGQELSYLLARISGWLGPVLVAVFAGALRFWHLGTPREVVFDETYYAKDAWSLLQFGYEGTWPDAKITNPDLLGHPQTIPLSDAPGYVVHPPAGKWVIAVGEWMFGMNPFGWRFMMAVLGTLAVLMLCRIGRRLFRSTALGCLAGVLMSVDGLEFVMSRIALLDLVIMFFALAAFGCLLVDRDWSRARLARALPVDESGWAGPDRHVGGRVGMGWRPWRIAAAVCLGLAASSKWNGFYFLAFFVIMTLAWDIGSRRVAGARQPWLAMLRKDFGWSVLTMIPVTLLTYLATWTGWFMSDKAYNRHWADGRGGTWSWIPGSLRSLWHYEYEVYQFNVGLHTPHPYQSNPWSWLVLGRPVSYYFESPKLGQDGCHSAGGCSKEILALGTPLLWWSACFALLYLVYRWILRRDWRAGAILGALGAGLLPWFHYQDRTIFYFYAVAFVPYLCLAVAMMVGAFLGPPGTGEGRRMWGAVGAGTLVLLIIWNFIYFFPIYTGMTIPYSGWQARMWFDSWV from the coding sequence GTGACGAGTGAGACCGCGACGCAGGACCGGGCCGCCGAGGCTGTTCTGGCACAGCCGCATCCGAGCCCCTGGGCGCAACGGCTGCGCAGGTTCGGCTATGCGGAGAGGCCGCGCACCGACACCCGCGAGCGCCTGGTGCCGCCCTTCCCCGAGCCGGGGACGCGGCTGTGGCGTTCGCTGGGCGCCGGCCAGGAGCTGTCGTACCTGCTGGCCAGGATCTCGGGCTGGCTCGGCCCGGTCCTGGTGGCGGTCTTCGCCGGCGCGCTGCGCTTCTGGCACCTGGGCACGCCCCGCGAGGTCGTCTTCGACGAGACGTACTACGCCAAGGACGCCTGGTCGCTGCTCCAGTTCGGCTACGAGGGCACCTGGCCGGACGCCAAGATCACCAACCCGGACCTGCTGGGGCACCCCCAGACGATCCCGCTGTCCGACGCCCCCGGTTACGTGGTGCACCCGCCGGCCGGCAAGTGGGTGATCGCGGTCGGCGAGTGGATGTTCGGGATGAACCCCTTCGGCTGGCGCTTCATGATGGCCGTGCTCGGCACCCTGGCGGTGCTGATGCTCTGCCGCATCGGGCGCCGGCTCTTCCGCTCCACCGCGCTGGGCTGCCTGGCCGGGGTGCTGATGTCGGTGGACGGCCTGGAATTCGTGATGAGCCGGATCGCGCTGCTCGACCTGGTGATCATGTTCTTCGCCCTGGCCGCCTTCGGCTGCCTGCTGGTGGACCGCGACTGGTCCAGAGCGCGGCTGGCGCGGGCGCTGCCGGTGGACGAGTCGGGCTGGGCGGGCCCCGACCGGCACGTCGGCGGACGGGTCGGCATGGGCTGGCGCCCGTGGCGTATCGCCGCGGCGGTCTGCCTCGGCCTTGCCGCGTCGAGCAAGTGGAACGGCTTCTACTTCCTGGCGTTCTTCGTGATCATGACGCTGGCCTGGGACATCGGCTCGCGCCGCGTCGCGGGCGCCCGGCAGCCGTGGCTGGCGATGCTGCGCAAGGACTTCGGCTGGTCGGTGCTGACCATGATCCCGGTCACGCTGCTCACCTACCTGGCGACGTGGACCGGCTGGTTCATGTCCGACAAGGCCTACAACCGGCACTGGGCCGACGGCCGCGGCGGCACGTGGTCGTGGATCCCGGGGTCGCTGCGCAGCCTGTGGCACTACGAATACGAGGTCTACCAGTTCAATGTGGGGCTGCACACGCCCCACCCCTACCAGTCCAACCCGTGGAGCTGGCTGGTCCTGGGCCGTCCGGTGTCGTACTACTTCGAGTCGCCCAAGCTCGGCCAGGACGGCTGCCACAGCGCGGGCGGCTGCTCCAAGGAGATCCTGGCGCTGGGCACCCCGCTGCTGTGGTGGTCGGCCTGCTTCGCGCTGCTCTACCTGGTCTACCGCTGGATCCTGCGCCGCGACTGGCGGGCCGGGGCCATCCTCGGCGCGCTGGGCGCGGGCCTGCTTCCGTGGTTCCACTACCAGGACCGCACGATCTTCTACTTCTACGCGGTCGCCTTCGTGCCGTACCTGTGCCTGGCGGTGGCGATGATGGTGGGCGCCTTCCTCGGCCCGCCGGGTACCGGCGAGGGGCGCCGGATGTGGGGCGCGGTCGGCGCGGGCACCCTGGTCCTGCTGATCATCTGGAATTTCATCTACTTCTTCCCCATCTACACCGGCATGACCATCCCTTACAGCGGTTGGCAGGCCAGGATGTGGTTCGACTCCTGGGTGTGA
- a CDS encoding PQQ-like beta-propeller repeat protein codes for MSQPPPPPGNPPEFGKSSDGAVPPPPPPPQAQQPQTPLPPQGYGYPAQTPPPPPGGGYGYPAAGPPAAADNPYAQPVPPAQNPYAQPPAQAAFPPQAPPQGPPPPPQYAGAQPPPPYPGQPQYPGHPQYGQVPPQGPYGYPAPQQYPGAPGGRSNNKLLVVVAAVVAAVLVIGGGVYLATKGGDDPKPGPKPIAQSSSDGPTTAPHSGQLQFGWDKPADKVAEKDNLKTVFGIWFTDKYVVKQEIDKVVAFDLGTGDPAWTLPAASRGDCAAAKDTYQNLAAVQYGPSCNQVMVFDLATGVQKWSVNLPGATGGKTDFDYSQMAISGDTVGVDWLSGSIGYRLSTQAVLWQGGNGDCEDDGYAGGSQFVVIVNCDYKTYKVQAIDPENHGKSKWSWEAPTGTEVNAIVSTDPVVVVLGTENSNSTDVVTLANGRMQSRISLGTDKYDVSLGDNGAQDVHNILVSKDTVYLTLRSQGDSKGQVLSGIVAFNTSDGKQKWVAKPADKQDIVGLDFVDGQVLALEPPDYDVAGQLVTIDPANGAMKKYAGFADGASDHVDISDLENYPYWHAGHFFVACHTVYEGNDDQKYLVEFH; via the coding sequence ATGTCGCAGCCGCCCCCGCCGCCAGGCAACCCGCCCGAGTTCGGGAAGTCGTCCGACGGAGCGGTACCGCCCCCGCCGCCGCCCCCGCAGGCGCAGCAGCCGCAGACTCCGCTCCCGCCGCAGGGCTACGGCTACCCGGCGCAGACCCCGCCGCCGCCCCCGGGCGGCGGTTACGGCTACCCGGCGGCGGGCCCGCCGGCCGCCGCCGACAACCCGTACGCGCAGCCGGTGCCGCCGGCGCAGAATCCGTACGCGCAGCCGCCCGCCCAGGCGGCCTTCCCGCCCCAGGCGCCGCCGCAGGGCCCGCCGCCGCCCCCGCAGTACGCGGGCGCCCAGCCCCCGCCGCCCTATCCGGGCCAGCCGCAGTATCCGGGCCACCCGCAGTACGGCCAGGTGCCGCCGCAGGGGCCCTACGGCTACCCGGCCCCGCAGCAGTATCCGGGCGCTCCCGGCGGGCGGTCGAACAACAAGCTGCTGGTCGTCGTCGCGGCAGTGGTGGCCGCGGTGCTGGTGATCGGCGGCGGCGTCTACCTCGCCACCAAGGGCGGCGACGACCCCAAGCCGGGCCCCAAGCCGATCGCGCAGAGCAGCAGCGACGGCCCGACCACCGCGCCGCATTCCGGCCAGTTGCAGTTCGGCTGGGACAAGCCGGCCGACAAGGTCGCGGAGAAGGACAACCTCAAGACGGTCTTCGGGATCTGGTTCACCGACAAATACGTGGTGAAGCAGGAGATCGACAAGGTCGTCGCCTTCGATCTGGGCACCGGCGACCCCGCCTGGACACTGCCCGCCGCCTCCCGCGGCGACTGCGCGGCGGCCAAGGACACGTACCAGAACCTGGCGGCGGTCCAGTACGGCCCCAGCTGCAACCAGGTGATGGTCTTCGACCTGGCGACCGGTGTGCAGAAGTGGTCGGTGAACCTGCCGGGAGCGACCGGCGGCAAGACCGACTTCGACTACTCGCAGATGGCGATCAGCGGCGACACGGTCGGCGTCGACTGGCTCAGCGGGTCCATCGGCTACCGGCTGTCCACCCAGGCGGTGCTGTGGCAGGGCGGCAACGGCGACTGCGAGGACGACGGCTATGCGGGCGGCAGCCAGTTCGTGGTGATCGTCAACTGCGACTACAAGACCTACAAGGTCCAGGCCATCGACCCGGAGAACCACGGCAAGTCGAAGTGGTCGTGGGAGGCGCCGACCGGCACCGAGGTCAACGCGATCGTGTCCACCGACCCGGTCGTGGTGGTGCTCGGCACCGAGAACAGCAACAGCACCGACGTGGTCACCCTCGCAAACGGCCGCATGCAGTCCAGGATCTCGCTGGGCACCGACAAATACGACGTCTCCCTCGGCGACAACGGCGCCCAGGACGTGCACAACATCCTGGTCAGCAAGGACACCGTCTATCTGACGCTGCGCAGCCAGGGCGACAGCAAGGGCCAGGTGCTGAGCGGCATCGTCGCCTTCAACACCAGTGACGGCAAGCAGAAGTGGGTCGCCAAGCCGGCCGACAAGCAGGACATCGTCGGCCTGGACTTCGTGGACGGCCAGGTGCTCGCCCTGGAGCCGCCGGACTACGACGTGGCGGGACAGTTGGTCACCATCGACCCGGCGAACGGCGCGATGAAGAAATACGCGGGCTTCGCCGACGGCGCCTCGGACCATGTCGACATCTCCGACCTGGAGAACTACCCGTACTGGCACGCCGGCCACTTCTTCGTGGCGTGCCACACCGTCTACGAGGGCAACGACGACCAGAAGTACCTGGTCGAATTCCACTGA
- a CDS encoding LuxR C-terminal-related transcriptional regulator yields MGVRLVVVDDHRLLAEALASALKLRGHRVLAASAPAGGAAELVLTRSPEVCLFGTAAPAEPGAFDAVARIRRERPAVAVVVLGPVPDPRGIAAAFAAGASGYVRHDERIEGVERAMAKARAGEVAVAQPLLQGAFAELLNPARQPDDEGMRLLELLTPREVEVLVRVAEGEDTRLIAAGMRIAPSTARTHVQRVLMKLGVGSRLEAAALAARTGLLDRAAAPGRR; encoded by the coding sequence ATGGGCGTACGCCTCGTCGTGGTCGATGACCACCGGCTGCTCGCCGAGGCGTTGGCCTCGGCGCTGAAGCTGCGCGGGCACCGGGTACTGGCCGCGTCCGCGCCCGCGGGCGGGGCGGCGGAGCTGGTGCTGACGCGGTCGCCCGAGGTGTGCCTGTTCGGTACGGCGGCGCCGGCGGAGCCCGGCGCCTTCGACGCGGTCGCCAGGATCAGGCGGGAGCGGCCCGCCGTCGCGGTGGTCGTGCTGGGCCCCGTCCCCGACCCGCGCGGCATCGCGGCGGCCTTCGCGGCCGGCGCGTCGGGCTACGTGCGCCACGACGAGCGTATCGAGGGTGTGGAACGCGCCATGGCCAAGGCGCGGGCCGGCGAGGTCGCGGTGGCGCAGCCGCTGCTCCAGGGCGCCTTCGCCGAGCTGCTCAACCCGGCGCGGCAGCCGGACGACGAGGGTATGCGGCTGCTCGAACTGCTGACCCCGCGCGAGGTCGAGGTGCTGGTGCGGGTCGCCGAGGGCGAGGACACCCGGCTGATCGCCGCCGGGATGCGGATAGCACCGAGCACCGCGCGTACGCATGTGCAGCGGGTGCTGATGAAGCTGGGGGTCGGCTCCCGGCTGGAGGCGGCCGCGCTGGCCGCCCGGACGGGCCTGCTGGACCGCGCGGCGGCCCCGGGACGGCGCTGA
- a CDS encoding ubiquitin-like domain-containing protein has translation MSIHLAGHARRLVPQTLVVAVLAGSAGSYVVADKTVRLSVDGRVRTVHTLAADVAGVLRRQHIAVGGHDIVAPAPGTPLHDGDAVAVRYGRPLTLTFDGRRRRVWTTGTTVAAALRQLGVRADDAFVDASRGAAIGRLGLALSVRTQRRVTVVADGRAHIVRTHALTVRKAVADAGLVLGPEDTVSPAMDGFPAEGLAVTVVRVRTSRATRRERVPYRVVRRRDPSLPRGSTAVSVPGRSGLREVRYAVRTVDGVARSTRVLRTALVRAPVAEVLRVGTSAPTPRLDWHGLALCESGGRAHAVDPTGRYGGLYQFDVRTWRGLGGRGLPQNADPAEQTARAKRLYASRGASPWPTCGPHLFPRRGASPRTR, from the coding sequence GTGAGCATTCACCTCGCCGGACACGCGCGCAGGCTCGTACCGCAGACACTCGTCGTGGCGGTGCTCGCCGGCAGCGCCGGGTCGTATGTCGTGGCCGACAAGACCGTACGGCTCAGCGTCGACGGCCGGGTGCGGACCGTCCACACCCTCGCCGCTGACGTCGCCGGCGTCCTGCGCCGCCAGCACATCGCGGTCGGCGGCCACGACATCGTGGCGCCCGCGCCCGGGACGCCCCTGCACGACGGCGACGCCGTCGCCGTACGCTACGGCCGCCCGCTGACCCTCACCTTCGACGGGCGCCGCCGCCGCGTCTGGACCACGGGGACCACCGTCGCCGCGGCCCTGCGGCAGCTCGGCGTCCGCGCCGACGACGCCTTCGTCGACGCCTCCCGCGGCGCCGCCATCGGGCGGCTCGGGCTCGCGCTGTCCGTCCGCACGCAGCGCCGCGTCACCGTCGTCGCGGACGGCCGCGCGCACATCGTGCGCACGCACGCGCTCACCGTCCGCAAGGCCGTCGCGGACGCCGGCCTCGTCCTCGGCCCCGAGGACACGGTGTCGCCTGCCATGGACGGCTTCCCGGCGGAAGGCCTCGCCGTGACCGTCGTACGCGTGCGGACCTCGCGGGCCACCCGCCGCGAGAGGGTGCCCTACCGCGTCGTACGCCGCCGCGACCCGTCCCTGCCCCGCGGGTCCACGGCGGTGTCCGTGCCGGGGCGCTCAGGGCTGCGCGAGGTCCGCTACGCCGTACGCACGGTCGACGGCGTGGCCCGCTCCACCCGCGTCCTGCGCACCGCGCTCGTCCGGGCGCCCGTCGCCGAGGTCCTCCGCGTCGGCACATCCGCGCCCACCCCCCGCCTGGACTGGCACGGGCTCGCCCTGTGCGAGTCCGGCGGGCGCGCGCACGCCGTCGACCCCACCGGGCGCTACGGCGGCCTCTACCAGTTCGACGTCCGCACCTGGCGCGGCCTCGGCGGCCGGGGGCTGCCCCAGAACGCGGACCCTGCGGAGCAGACGGCTCGCGCCAAGCGCCTCTACGCCTCGCGCGGCGCCTCACCCTGGCCGACGTGCGGCCCCCACCTCTTCCCGCGACGCGGCGCCTCCCCACGCACCAGGTGA